A stretch of Methanocalculus natronophilus DNA encodes these proteins:
- the uvrA gene encoding excinuclease ABC subunit UvrA produces the protein MKDLIIRGAREHNLKDIMVTLPRDQLIVITGVSGSGKSTLAFDTIYAEGQRRYVESLSAYARQFLGQMNKPDVDAIEGLSPAISIEQKTTSKNPRSTVGTVTEIYDYFRLLFARIGVPFCPEHGIRIESRSPQQIADAMSARESARITILAPIVRQKKGTYGQLFKDLDAEGFARIRVDGTIHRTDEEIPLERYVKHDIEIVIDRLDPKEPSRLAEACETAVKRSGGLVIAVYDDGSEECFSAEMACPICGISFDELQPRFFSFNTPFGACGTCNGLGIRMRFDPDLIIPDRSLAITEGAVALYRNFLDGYRMQYLAAVAAHEGFDISTPIENLTERQYHTLMHGSDEKIRFSMRMKNGEGEWSHTGAWEGLIPQAERLYRETKSEYRREELEKFMRVTPCPSCGGSRLKNEVLAVKIHDHSIADVTNLSITKALAFFDTLPLTTQEEEIARQVRKEIRSRLLFLEQVGLGYLTLSRNAGTLSGGEAQRIRLATQIGSNLMGVLYVLDEPSIGLHQRDNNRLIETLKQLRDLGNTLIVVEHDEDTIRQADYVVDMGPGAGIHGGEIVACGTLPEILKSDESLTARYLRGIETIPVPDQRRKPGPCIRISGCSEHNLKTIDCGIPLGLFTVVTGVSGSGKSTLIYETLYPALMNRVYQSRHTPGAFSTLTLDQEIDKVIVIDQSPIGRTPRSNPATYTKVFDDIRKIFAETKEAKMRGYKPGRFSFNVRGGRCEACQGDGTIKIEMHFLPDVFVECEECKGKRYNRETLEVRYRGRTIADVLAMSVEEARDLFMNIPSIRQKLETLCQVGLGYIALGQSATTLSGGEAQRIKITRELAKRSTGQTVYLLDEPTTGLHFHDVKKLVSVLDSLVSRGNTVVVIEHNLDVVKSADYIIDLGPEGGDAGGHIVAAGMPEEVAAVEESHTGAFLRRMLEI, from the coding sequence ATGAAAGATCTGATTATTCGCGGGGCACGGGAGCATAACCTGAAAGATATCATGGTGACGCTCCCCCGGGATCAGCTGATAGTGATCACCGGCGTCTCCGGCTCCGGCAAATCCACACTTGCATTTGATACCATCTATGCAGAGGGACAGCGCAGGTATGTCGAGTCACTGTCGGCATATGCCAGGCAGTTCCTCGGGCAGATGAATAAGCCGGATGTGGATGCTATCGAAGGGCTATCCCCGGCAATATCAATAGAGCAGAAGACCACCTCCAAAAACCCAAGAAGTACGGTTGGAACCGTCACCGAGATCTACGACTACTTCCGGCTGCTCTTTGCACGAATAGGAGTCCCGTTCTGTCCGGAGCATGGGATCAGAATTGAATCCCGATCCCCCCAGCAGATTGCTGATGCAATGTCGGCACGAGAATCCGCCAGGATCACCATCCTGGCACCGATCGTCAGGCAGAAGAAAGGGACATACGGACAGCTCTTTAAGGATCTTGATGCAGAAGGGTTTGCCAGGATCAGGGTCGACGGCACAATCCATCGGACAGACGAGGAGATCCCGCTTGAGCGGTATGTGAAGCACGATATCGAGATCGTCATCGACCGCCTGGATCCAAAGGAACCGTCACGGCTTGCCGAGGCTTGCGAAACCGCAGTGAAGCGTTCGGGAGGCCTGGTAATCGCAGTCTATGATGACGGATCTGAGGAGTGCTTCTCTGCAGAAATGGCCTGCCCGATCTGCGGGATCTCCTTTGATGAGCTCCAGCCACGGTTCTTCTCTTTCAACACGCCGTTTGGAGCATGCGGGACCTGCAACGGACTTGGCATCCGGATGCGGTTTGATCCCGATCTGATCATTCCTGACCGGTCGCTTGCTATCACTGAAGGTGCCGTTGCACTCTACAGAAACTTCCTCGATGGCTACCGGATGCAGTACCTGGCAGCAGTGGCAGCCCATGAGGGATTTGATATCTCCACACCCATTGAGAACCTGACAGAGAGACAGTATCATACACTGATGCATGGATCTGATGAGAAGATTCGGTTCTCGATGCGGATGAAGAACGGTGAGGGCGAATGGTCACATACTGGCGCGTGGGAGGGGCTCATCCCGCAGGCAGAGCGTCTCTATCGGGAGACAAAATCAGAATACCGGCGTGAAGAGCTGGAAAAGTTCATGCGTGTCACACCATGCCCCTCCTGCGGCGGTTCCCGGCTGAAAAATGAGGTCCTGGCCGTGAAGATCCATGATCATTCAATTGCGGACGTCACAAACCTCTCAATTACAAAAGCTCTTGCGTTCTTTGATACCCTGCCCCTCACCACCCAGGAAGAAGAGATAGCAAGACAGGTCAGAAAAGAGATCCGATCCCGTCTCCTCTTCCTCGAACAGGTCGGGCTTGGCTACCTGACCCTCTCACGAAACGCAGGCACACTCTCCGGGGGCGAGGCACAGCGTATCCGGCTGGCAACCCAGATCGGATCCAACCTGATGGGCGTCCTGTATGTGCTGGATGAGCCATCAATCGGGCTGCACCAGCGTGACAACAACCGCCTCATTGAGACCCTCAAACAGCTCCGGGATCTCGGCAACACCCTGATTGTTGTCGAACATGACGAAGATACCATCAGGCAGGCGGACTATGTCGTGGATATGGGCCCCGGAGCAGGGATTCACGGCGGGGAGATTGTTGCCTGCGGGACACTGCCTGAGATCCTGAAGAGCGATGAGTCACTGACTGCACGGTATCTCAGAGGAATCGAGACGATTCCTGTACCAGACCAGAGACGTAAACCCGGCCCGTGCATCAGGATTTCAGGGTGCAGCGAGCATAATCTCAAAACAATAGACTGCGGGATACCGCTTGGACTCTTCACTGTCGTCACCGGAGTCTCTGGTTCAGGCAAATCCACCCTCATCTACGAGACCCTCTACCCCGCCCTGATGAACAGGGTATACCAGTCACGCCATACACCCGGGGCATTCAGCACCCTCACCCTTGACCAGGAGATCGACAAGGTGATCGTGATAGACCAGAGCCCGATCGGGAGGACACCGCGATCAAACCCGGCCACCTATACCAAGGTCTTTGATGACATCCGGAAGATCTTTGCAGAAACAAAAGAGGCGAAGATGCGGGGGTATAAACCCGGACGATTCTCCTTCAATGTGAGAGGCGGGCGGTGCGAGGCATGCCAGGGAGACGGCACAATCAAGATCGAGATGCACTTCCTCCCTGATGTCTTTGTTGAATGCGAGGAATGCAAAGGAAAGCGATACAACCGCGAAACGCTCGAGGTCCGGTACAGGGGCAGGACAATTGCGGATGTTCTTGCGATGAGTGTCGAGGAGGCACGTGATCTCTTTATGAACATCCCCTCAATCAGGCAGAAGCTCGAGACCCTCTGCCAGGTGGGCCTTGGATATATCGCACTTGGCCAAAGCGCCACAACCCTCTCCGGCGGTGAAGCCCAGCGGATCAAGATCACTCGTGAACTGGCCAAACGATCAACCGGCCAGACGGTCTATCTTCTGGACGAGCCGACAACCGGCCTCCATTTCCATGATGTGAAGAAACTTGTCTCTGTTCTGGACAGTCTTGTTTCGAGAGGAAACACTGTTGTTGTGATTGAGCATAACCTTGATGTCGTCAAGTCTGCAGACTATATCATCGACCTTGGACCAGAAGGAGGCGATGCAGGCGGACACATTGTTGCTGCAGGCATGCCTGAAGAGGTGGCAGCAGTTGAAGAGAGTCATACGGGAGCGTTTCTCAGGCGAATGTTAGAGATATGA
- a CDS encoding Mut7-C RNAse domain-containing protein: MTPEPAFLVDRMLGPLTRYLRFLGYDCESADSLPPGDPREDTTLLAWAEAEDRILLTRDRELAVRAGDVGIYIGASDVLDQVRYLKEQGVITLSVRLIRCSRCNTLLEDADREEIEKTPYAPPDTDGFTFYRCPSCSRLYWNGSHTGDIIRRIGGLNQTL, translated from the coding sequence ATGACACCTGAGCCTGCATTTCTCGTTGACCGGATGCTTGGTCCCCTCACCCGGTATCTTCGGTTCCTCGGCTATGACTGCGAGAGTGCCGACAGCCTTCCTCCGGGAGATCCCCGTGAAGACACCACCCTGCTAGCATGGGCAGAAGCGGAGGATCGTATCCTCCTTACCCGTGATCGTGAACTGGCAGTGCGGGCAGGGGATGTGGGCATCTATATCGGGGCATCTGACGTTCTTGACCAGGTGCGGTACCTGAAGGAGCAGGGGGTTATCACGCTCTCGGTGAGGCTGATCCGCTGCTCGCGCTGCAACACACTACTTGAGGATGCAGACAGGGAGGAGATCGAGAAGACACCATATGCACCGCCGGATACGGACGGATTCACGTTTTATCGGTGCCCGTCATGCAGCCGCCTCTACTGGAACGGATCCCACACCGGGGATATCATCAGGCGAATCGGGGGCCTGAACCAGACGTTATGA
- a CDS encoding flavodoxin family protein: protein MKILALNGSPRGYQSSTRRLLAAACKGASEAGAETKILDICELEIQYCNACGTCYRTGSCILDDDFGMVYGSLLSSDGVIFSSPVYINSVTAQLKTFIDRLADAVHCQRLAGRYGCSISTAGGSHAEEVATYLNSVINTLGGVATGSLGVNIMGDPEAVDSALSMAEALGRDLCDAIGEKRSYPDQEADLLVLRQRMIDLVLANKDEWRSEYEYWESKGVFS from the coding sequence ATGAAGATCCTTGCACTCAATGGGAGCCCGAGGGGGTACCAGAGCTCAACACGGCGCCTTCTGGCTGCTGCCTGCAAAGGAGCGTCAGAGGCAGGTGCAGAGACAAAAATCCTGGATATCTGTGAACTTGAGATCCAGTACTGCAATGCCTGCGGTACATGCTACAGAACCGGGTCATGCATCCTTGATGATGACTTCGGGATGGTGTATGGCAGCCTGCTGTCTTCAGATGGTGTCATCTTCTCGTCTCCTGTCTACATCAACTCGGTGACGGCACAGCTCAAGACATTCATTGACCGGCTTGCTGATGCTGTACACTGCCAGCGTCTTGCAGGCAGGTACGGATGCAGCATCTCGACTGCAGGCGGATCGCATGCAGAGGAGGTTGCAACATACCTCAACAGCGTCATCAATACCCTCGGCGGGGTCGCAACCGGTTCACTTGGGGTCAATATCATGGGAGATCCAGAAGCTGTGGATTCGGCCCTTTCGATGGCAGAAGCACTCGGCCGTGATCTCTGTGACGCTATAGGCGAGAAACGGAGCTACCCTGACCAGGAGGCGGATCTGTTGGTTCTGCGGCAGCGCATGATCGATCTTGTTCTGGCAAATAAGGATGAATGGAGATCCGAATATGAATACTGGGAGAGCAAGGGGGTATTTTCATAA
- a CDS encoding PAS domain S-box protein — protein MNTPLLSMIGDAREDGILISDKDSIIYANDTIRRLAGEERGDYPNPDQMIRSILRQSGIDDQAEIAEILGPLPGMIPLRGKELLLQSPSGEKQWYELSIQKREDGKTLWFFRQITRWKTALAKQRESEEKYRLLFHGGYDGIVVYTISSTGEPKAFIEVNDIACRRLGYSRDELRSRSPLDIVPPRRVGGILREVKKLLVSDQILFETEQVRSDGTLCPVEINAHRMMLGDRMVIVSISRDITRRRRDFEIKQTAYRQIEENIEQFAILGDHIRNPLTVILGYAGCCGDEAIGEEIRMQVEIIRGYLDQLDQGWIESEKVRSFLRRHYR, from the coding sequence ATGAACACCCCCCTGCTGTCAATGATCGGAGATGCACGTGAGGATGGCATCCTGATCTCAGATAAAGATTCGATCATCTATGCAAATGATACAATCAGGAGGCTTGCCGGAGAGGAGAGGGGCGATTATCCCAATCCGGATCAGATGATCCGATCCATACTCAGACAGAGTGGGATTGATGATCAGGCAGAGATTGCAGAGATTTTGGGCCCCCTCCCCGGAATGATCCCGCTCAGGGGAAAGGAGCTTCTGCTACAGTCACCATCCGGTGAGAAGCAGTGGTACGAACTCTCCATCCAAAAGAGAGAAGATGGCAAAACACTCTGGTTTTTCAGGCAGATCACCCGTTGGAAGACGGCTCTTGCGAAGCAGCGGGAGAGTGAGGAGAAGTACCGCCTCCTCTTCCATGGGGGTTATGACGGGATCGTCGTCTATACCATCAGCAGTACTGGTGAGCCCAAGGCATTCATCGAGGTAAATGATATCGCCTGCCGGAGGCTCGGGTACTCAAGGGATGAACTCAGGTCCAGATCTCCGCTCGATATCGTCCCTCCCAGGCGGGTGGGCGGGATCCTGAGAGAGGTGAAGAAGCTCCTCGTCTCTGATCAGATCCTCTTTGAGACCGAGCAGGTGAGATCAGATGGAACGCTCTGCCCGGTCGAGATCAATGCCCACAGGATGATGCTCGGTGACCGTATGGTCATCGTCTCCATCTCCCGCGACATAACCAGGCGGCGGCGGGACTTTGAGATCAAGCAGACGGCATACCGCCAGATAGAGGAGAATATCGAGCAGTTCGCCATCCTTGGCGACCATATCAGGAACCCCCTCACCGTCATCCTCGGGTACGCGGGGTGCTGCGGGGATGAGGCGATCGGAGAGGAGATCAGGATGCAGGTTGAGATCATCAGGGGCTACCTTGACCAGCTGGACCAGGGGTGGATAGAGTCGGAGAAGGTCAGATCATTTCTCAGACGCCACTACCGTTGA